One segment of Chthoniobacterales bacterium DNA contains the following:
- a CDS encoding PAS domain S-box protein: MPDVPEETPPARRSDGRPSFARPTRDAITAALLIFFSSALCILVVEWASQKTQMELIHGDLLRYANAAAALIDGDRHREITRPEQTDSPEYRALIEPLVRMHQRAPEIAYLYTFVERDGKLFFVLDTATQAKRLAFSRELEASAVMEPFSSESPEEDAIEAEAVRTGKNCVTGPARDEFGTFMTGLAPIFDSAGRPVGAVGVDLDIGHLNERLDRGRFAALAGLSVAAIVALAMGMVVWRIRRRILLGEFERAGAQERWRAAEEQQALLIQALGEVVYHKDLVRNHVTYSGGTERLLGCAASVLNGSHEALLAKLHPGDRARVAEAFERACRERSIFECEYRMQHADGGYVWVSDRCVITVGADGRPEVADGVMLDITSRRHSEERFRVIFEGTTEPHLLVDAEGVVDCNHAALAMLGYTDKAEIIRQPLTKFWPEFQPDGRTTLEHARELREATLAHGTHRREVLKRHSSGELIPVEVGSTYVSIAGRTVMLIVWHDLREIKRAQADLAASESKYRELLEALEVVVYQTDIEGNWTFLNPAWQRVTGHSVTDSIGQNFEKFLLPEDVSGVEQVRQREFRGEVERSEVAFRVIHASGAQLWLEGYCRVRRDAAGQVIGTSGTLADVTRRRLAEQELIAAKDAAEAANRAKSEFLAVMSHEIRTPLNGVLGFSNLLLHTTLDHTQEEYLRTIATCGDSLLTIIDDILDFSRMESGRFELESRPFDLRECVEDVLDVHATRAFAKRIELVVRFDPEVPTDVIGDSSRLRQG; the protein is encoded by the coding sequence ATGCCCGACGTGCCCGAGGAAACCCCGCCCGCCCGCCGATCTGACGGGCGGCCATCCTTCGCTCGTCCGACTCGCGACGCCATCACCGCCGCGCTCCTGATCTTCTTTTCCTCGGCGCTCTGCATCCTCGTGGTCGAGTGGGCCTCGCAGAAAACGCAGATGGAACTCATCCACGGCGATCTCCTGCGTTACGCGAACGCGGCCGCGGCATTGATCGACGGAGACAGGCATCGCGAGATCACCCGGCCGGAGCAGACGGATTCCCCGGAATACCGGGCGCTCATCGAGCCGCTTGTGCGGATGCATCAACGCGCGCCGGAGATCGCGTATCTCTACACGTTCGTCGAGCGGGACGGGAAACTGTTCTTCGTGCTGGATACGGCGACGCAGGCGAAGCGCCTGGCGTTTTCCCGGGAGCTGGAGGCCTCGGCGGTGATGGAGCCGTTCTCGAGCGAGTCGCCGGAGGAGGATGCCATCGAGGCGGAGGCCGTGCGCACCGGAAAAAACTGCGTGACGGGGCCGGCGCGGGATGAGTTCGGGACGTTCATGACCGGGCTGGCGCCGATTTTCGATTCCGCCGGCCGGCCGGTGGGAGCGGTGGGCGTCGATCTCGATATCGGCCATCTTAACGAGCGGCTCGATCGCGGACGATTCGCGGCGCTGGCCGGGCTCTCGGTCGCGGCGATCGTGGCGCTGGCCATGGGCATGGTGGTGTGGCGGATTCGCCGGCGCATCCTGCTCGGGGAGTTCGAACGAGCCGGGGCGCAGGAGCGGTGGCGCGCCGCGGAGGAACAGCAGGCGTTGCTCATCCAGGCGCTCGGCGAGGTCGTCTACCACAAGGACCTCGTGCGCAACCACGTCACCTACAGCGGCGGCACCGAGCGCTTGCTCGGGTGCGCGGCGTCCGTTTTGAATGGCTCTCATGAGGCCTTGCTCGCGAAGCTTCATCCCGGGGACCGGGCGCGCGTGGCAGAGGCCTTCGAGCGCGCCTGCCGCGAACGGAGCATCTTCGAGTGCGAATACCGCATGCAGCACGCCGATGGCGGTTACGTGTGGGTCTCCGACCGTTGCGTGATCACGGTGGGGGCGGACGGCCGACCTGAGGTCGCGGACGGCGTCATGCTCGACATTACGTCGCGTCGGCACAGTGAAGAGCGGTTCCGCGTGATTTTCGAGGGCACGACGGAACCGCATTTGCTCGTCGATGCCGAGGGCGTGGTGGATTGCAATCACGCCGCCCTTGCCATGCTCGGCTATACCGACAAGGCCGAGATCATTCGTCAGCCACTGACGAAATTCTGGCCGGAATTTCAACCTGACGGGCGCACCACGCTCGAGCATGCGCGGGAGCTGCGCGAGGCGACGCTCGCGCACGGCACGCACCGGCGCGAGGTGCTCAAGCGGCACTCAAGCGGCGAGCTGATTCCCGTGGAGGTCGGCAGCACCTACGTGAGCATCGCGGGCCGGACGGTGATGCTGATCGTCTGGCACGATTTGCGCGAGATCAAGCGGGCGCAGGCGGATCTTGCGGCCAGCGAGAGCAAATACCGCGAGCTGCTCGAAGCGCTCGAAGTGGTCGTCTACCAGACGGACATCGAGGGGAACTGGACGTTCCTGAATCCCGCGTGGCAGCGAGTCACCGGGCATTCCGTGACGGATTCGATCGGTCAGAACTTCGAGAAATTTTTGCTGCCCGAGGACGTGAGCGGTGTCGAACAGGTCCGGCAACGCGAGTTTCGCGGCGAGGTCGAACGTTCCGAGGTCGCTTTCCGCGTGATCCATGCCAGCGGCGCACAACTCTGGCTGGAGGGATATTGCCGCGTGCGTCGTGACGCTGCGGGGCAGGTGATTGGCACGAGTGGCACGCTGGCCGACGTCACCCGTCGCCGTCTCGCCGAGCAGGAATTGATCGCCGCCAAGGACGCGGCCGAGGCCGCGAATCGCGCGAAGAGCGAGTTCCTCGCGGTGATGAGTCACGAGATTCGCACCCCGCTCAACGGGGTGCTCGGCTTCTCGAATCTTCTCCTCCACACGACGCTCGACCACACCCAGGAGGAGTATCTGCGCACGATCGCGACCTGCGGCGATTCGTTGCTGACCATCATCGACGACATCCTCGATTTCTCGCGCATGGAATCCGGCCGGTTCGAACTCGAATCCCGCCCGTTCGACCTGCGCGAGTGCGTGGAGGACGTGCTCGATGTGCACGCGACCCGCGCTTTTGCGAAGCGCATCGAGCTCGTGGTCCGCTTCGACCCCGAGGTGCCGACCGACGTCATCGGAGATTCCAGCCGGTTGCGGCAGGG
- a CDS encoding ABC transporter ATP-binding protein: protein MISITIDNLVKKFGDNVALNGLSFRIEPGELFFLLGPSGCGKTTLLRNIAGFYIPEGGRILFGDDDVTHLPPHKRHTGMMFQSYALWPHMTVAQNVAFGLVERKIPKAEIDQRVGAALESVKMAPYATRKIAQLSGGQQQRVALARALVIRPRALLLDEPLSNLDAKLRLEMRTEIRRVCKEFGLTAIYVTHDQKEALSISDRMAILEGGHIAQIGDPQSVYRRPKSKVVADFIGETNFIEGRILDAKGADASVETPVGTFHGVVSDPDWLPKPGESATLSVRPECWRIDLTRPSKNATAGRIGESTYLGEIAQYQFQPIAAGAPALKIFELNPDLAHRPQDRELYATAEPDDVVVLRK, encoded by the coding sequence ATGATCTCGATCACGATCGACAATCTGGTGAAGAAATTCGGCGACAACGTCGCGCTGAACGGGCTCAGTTTCCGCATCGAGCCCGGCGAACTCTTTTTCCTGCTCGGCCCCAGCGGCTGCGGCAAGACGACGCTGCTGCGCAACATCGCGGGTTTCTACATTCCCGAGGGCGGCCGCATTCTTTTCGGCGACGACGACGTCACCCACCTGCCCCCGCACAAGCGTCACACCGGCATGATGTTCCAGAGCTACGCGCTGTGGCCGCACATGACCGTCGCCCAGAATGTCGCCTTCGGTCTCGTGGAGCGAAAGATTCCGAAGGCCGAGATCGACCAGCGCGTCGGCGCCGCGCTCGAGTCCGTCAAAATGGCGCCCTACGCCACCCGCAAGATCGCCCAGCTCTCCGGCGGCCAGCAGCAGCGCGTCGCCCTCGCCCGCGCCCTCGTCATTCGCCCCCGCGCCCTCCTGCTCGACGAACCGCTCTCGAACCTCGACGCCAAGCTCCGCCTCGAAATGCGCACCGAGATCCGACGCGTCTGCAAGGAATTCGGCCTCACCGCCATCTACGTCACGCACGACCAGAAGGAAGCCCTCTCCATTTCCGATCGCATGGCCATTCTCGAGGGCGGCCACATCGCGCAGATCGGCGATCCGCAGAGCGTTTATCGCCGGCCGAAGTCGAAGGTGGTCGCAGATTTCATCGGCGAAACCAATTTCATCGAGGGCAGGATCCTCGACGCCAAGGGAGCGGACGCCAGCGTCGAGACCCCGGTCGGCACCTTTCACGGCGTCGTCTCCGATCCCGACTGGCTCCCGAAACCCGGCGAATCCGCCACGCTCTCGGTGCGCCCCGAGTGCTGGCGCATCGACCTCACCCGCCCGTCGAAGAACGCCACCGCCGGCCGCATCGGCGAGTCCACGTATCTCGGCGAGATCGCCCAGTATCAGTTCCAGCCCATCGCGGCCGGCGCTCCCGCCCTCAAGATTTTCGAGCTCAATCCCGATCTCGCCCATCGCCCCCAGGACCGCGAACTTTACGCGACTGCCGAGCCGGACGACGTCGTCGTCCTGCGGAAATGA
- a CDS encoding extracellular solute-binding protein, whose product MTARLLLIVAVLAAVIGVPFALKPKQNLLATADDTLVVISPHLEAIRYEFSRAFADYYKAKTGRTVRIDWRIVGGTSEIARYLQGEYYNAFQREWTAAKRPWTNEVAAAFSNGSLKPEASPTALAARQAFLASNAGVGIDVFFGGGAFDFIAQAKAGTLVDSGVITAHPDWFTDASIPLTVSGEPYYDPEGRWIGTCLSAFGICYNNDSLRWLGVSELPSSWSDLANPRFAHQVALADPTKSGSIAKAFEMIIQQQMQIVVGKGEATDALLAEGWKNALQMILRASANARYFADSAGKVPMDVSLGDAAIGMCIDFYGRFTSESVRVGNGPSRVQYFTPLGGSSIGVDPIGMLRGAPHPELAREFIAFVLSLEGQKLWNFKVGTPGGPARYPLRRLPIRKELYAPEFTAFRSDPDSFPYEDAKSFTYHEAWTGPLFSALRFIIRVSCIDAHDEQAAAWQALIAAGFPPEATAAFSDISSIDFTAARDVIRPALKGSTPLAEVQLARRLGDHFRAQYRRAAQLAREGK is encoded by the coding sequence ATGACCGCGCGGCTGCTTCTCATCGTCGCGGTGCTTGCCGCCGTGATCGGCGTGCCCTTCGCGCTGAAGCCGAAGCAAAACCTGCTGGCCACCGCGGACGACACCCTCGTCGTCATCAGCCCACACCTCGAAGCGATCCGCTACGAATTCAGCCGCGCATTCGCGGACTATTACAAGGCGAAGACCGGTCGCACCGTCCGCATCGACTGGCGCATCGTCGGCGGCACGAGCGAGATCGCCCGCTACCTGCAAGGTGAATACTACAATGCCTTCCAGCGCGAGTGGACCGCCGCCAAACGGCCGTGGACGAACGAAGTCGCCGCCGCGTTCTCGAATGGCTCGCTGAAACCGGAGGCTTCCCCAACCGCATTAGCCGCGCGGCAGGCCTTTCTCGCCTCGAATGCCGGCGTCGGCATCGACGTCTTCTTCGGCGGTGGCGCCTTCGATTTCATCGCCCAGGCCAAGGCCGGCACGCTCGTCGACAGCGGAGTCATCACCGCGCATCCCGACTGGTTCACCGATGCCAGCATCCCGCTCACCGTCTCGGGCGAGCCGTATTACGACCCGGAAGGCCGCTGGATCGGCACCTGCCTCTCCGCCTTTGGCATTTGCTACAACAACGATTCGCTGCGCTGGCTCGGCGTATCAGAATTGCCCTCGAGCTGGAGCGATCTCGCGAATCCCCGATTCGCGCACCAGGTCGCCCTCGCCGACCCCACGAAGAGCGGCTCCATCGCGAAGGCCTTCGAAATGATCATCCAGCAGCAGATGCAGATCGTCGTCGGCAAGGGCGAGGCCACCGACGCCTTGCTGGCCGAGGGCTGGAAAAACGCGCTCCAGATGATCCTCCGAGCCTCGGCCAACGCCCGCTACTTCGCCGACTCCGCCGGCAAGGTCCCCATGGACGTCTCGCTCGGCGACGCCGCGATCGGCATGTGCATCGACTTCTACGGCCGTTTCACCAGCGAATCCGTCCGCGTTGGCAACGGCCCCTCACGCGTCCAGTATTTCACACCGCTCGGCGGCTCGTCGATCGGCGTGGACCCCATCGGCATGCTCCGCGGCGCGCCGCATCCCGAGCTCGCCCGCGAGTTCATCGCCTTCGTGCTTTCGCTCGAGGGACAGAAGCTGTGGAACTTCAAGGTCGGCACGCCCGGCGGCCCCGCTCGTTACCCGTTGCGCCGCCTGCCGATCCGCAAGGAGCTCTACGCGCCGGAATTCACCGCCTTTCGCTCCGATCCCGACAGCTTCCCCTACGAGGACGCGAAGTCCTTCACCTACCACGAGGCGTGGACCGGCCCCCTCTTCTCCGCGCTCCGCTTCATCATTCGGGTGAGCTGCATCGACGCCCACGACGAGCAGGCCGCCGCCTGGCAGGCGCTCATCGCCGCCGGTTTTCCGCCCGAGGCCACCGCAGCGTTCAGTGACATTTCCTCGATCGATTTCACCGCCGCGCGGGACGTGATTCGTCCCGCGCTGAAAGGCAGCACGCCGCTCGCCGAAGTGCAGCTCGCCCGCCGACTCGGCGACCACTTCCGCGCGCAATATCGCCGCGCCGCTCAACTCGCCAGGGAGGGTAAATAG